The Cryptococcus deuterogattii R265 chromosome 6, complete sequence genomic sequence TCCGAACAAAGCCGTCACAGCAACACACCAAATCGGAAGACCTCGCTTAGTACACTTCCTAAAGATTCGGGGCAACTGCCTCTCCAACGCGAGAGCGTATAGGGTACGAGACGCAGCATAAAGATCTGAATTGCCAGCTGACCAAGCGGCAATGAGCAAAACGGCATTGacaatggaaggaagggccTTGATGCCTGCGTTGTTGATAGCAATAACGAAGGGGGAAGCAGAGGCGGTACCGGAACCATTGAGAAGGTTGGGTTCGGTGTAAGGAACAAGGACAGAGATGACGAAGGTACCCATAACgtagaagaaaaggattCTGAAAAGCTCTGTCAGCTCAAATTGCTTGATTGTCATATTTATAACAAAAAACCTACCGGAAAAACACTTGCTTGATAGCACGAGGCACGGTCTTTCGAGGGTTTTCCGCCTCACCAAGAGTCGTGGCGATGATCTCAGTACCGATAAAAGAGAAAGCGGCCTGTACGAAGACGTTCCAGAAGGCAAGGAATTGACCCCATCGACCTGGGATGACGCCGGCACCGTTTTCAATGGTAACTTGGGCAAAAGGACCAGGGTGACGCCAATATCGGAATCCGATGGGGTCGTGGTTCTGAGCGTTCAATTTTAGAGCTTGCAATAGTCAAGTACTGAGTTGGAAGCTTACAGGTCCACCACCACACATGAGGACAATACCCAAGATGATTAAACCAACTATGGTGACGATCTTGATGGAACAAAACCAGAACTCAGCTTCACCGTACACTAAGACGCAGTCAGCAAATTTCTACAAAAACCGTACGGAACAGATTATTCACCTCGAGTACCGAGAAAGCTATTCGAGGCATTAGCTTGCGATTCACTGTACACCGGAAAGTCACTTACTTGATGGCAATGATTGATACAAAGCAAACTGTGATATAGACAGCGGCATTTGTAGTGGAGTCCCAGTATGAAATAATGATGGTCGCAGCCACGATCTCAGTAGGGATGGTAATGGCGTATGAATACCAATAATTGATGCCGGTAGCGAAACCGAGAGCAGGGTCGACAAATCGGGCAGCATAGTGGGTGAAAGCACCAGCAACTGGATAAAGAGATGCCATCTCTCCAAGTGCTATCATCATAGTGTACCTATGGACTACGTAAGCACATTATCGGGTGGAGcaatggaggtggaggtcgaaagaaaaaaattaACTTACACCATAAGGCCCATGAAGACGTATCCTAACCAGAAACCAACGGGTCCACCAGTGGCCAATGCAGAACCTGATCCGACAAAGAGACCCGTACCGATAGCACCTTTTAGAAAAGTCAGCGTCACCCTTCATTAATGGCAAGAGCAGAAAAACATACCTCCAAGGGCGATCATCGCCATATGTCGCTGTTTGAGCGATCGGTGGACCGTTCCCTCTCCTGGGTTACCACCAGCTGCAAACCATTGTTTAGCTGACCAAAATATAATGGCGCATCTTTTGAGTCTCAACTTACATCCTTCTAAACCACCTTTCTCGCCCAAAGCAGGCGTCACAACCACCTCATTGCCGTTCTTGCCAGGAATCGGAGTCAGCGCACTTTGCGACCCTCCACTTATTgacttgtccttcttcagtTCATATGGTATCGACATTTTTGCTGTTACGCGCGCTTATACTTGATGctggaaaggaagatgagaaagaaatGGAGTTTGATCGATGGGTCTTGAAGGTCGTTGTGGAGTATGAAAAAGGGATTTATTATGTAGTGGCGAAGCGAGTCCAGGGTCATGTAAGCGAGGCAAGGCacactttttttctctttttgagTCTTCCAACTATGGAACCGGATCCAATTATAACCCTATGGGACTGACTAGCATCCGGGTGGGTGAATAAAGTCGTGTGACTAGAATTGAGTCCTACATGAATGCATACGCCGAGCCCAGAAAAGTGTATATAGTAGTCACTTGTACTACTGCTGTAATAACAATAATAACGAAGTCGCGTCCAGTAACATGCGTGAAAAACAAATTAAACGCCACCGGAAATTTTTCTTCGAGACCAGCTCATCATTCGCGTGCGGCCGACAGAAACTGGACAACGTAATTAATAGTGATGCAACTTAGCTACGCTTCACACTTTCTGCATCACAAATTGTTGTATTTATTATGCTCTATGAAGTATTCAACTACAGCATCATTGCAGTATCCCTGGGTCAGTGGGCTTCTCAAAAATGGATGTACCATCAACATCTGATATAGTGAGAAGAGCAACCGAACAAACAGGAAGCGCGATTTCCCCGCGGCTGACCCCACGTGGAGACCCATGTGGTTACCGCGGATAGAGTGGCTGGGTCTTCTACATACGATTTGGAATTGTCTAGTATTAATTAGCACAATAAATAATATCTCTATAGCACAAATAATTAATCGAACAATCAGCCATGTGAAGGAGATCGACGTCCGCTATGTTCGTCTTGAACAGTGCAACCTTTCGTTTCCTGTCCTCTAAAATCCAGGTCCATTTCATTATCTCCGACTCTCAATTTTATCTCAGAATGTCGACCAGAACACATGTTCATTCATAATCTATGGTATACGTACCATTTGCTAGGTCAAGCCAAGCTTACTTTTCTTGCTGGTCAGCCAAAGAACGTTTGGAAAGCAATTCATTACTTAGGTCTTGCGATAGTGTAGACAGCAGTGGATTCAGGCGGACGGTCTTTAGATGAGGGTGGCTGTCGTTCGAGGATCAATTACTAATGTCGAAAGAAGCAATCGCGGACCTGAGAGATTACTCTTACCGTCTTCCCAGATTGCCGAGCAGTGTTTAGTGGCATGGGTATAGCGGCTTAAGTGGAAATACCCAAGAATACCCCTGATTCTTTAACGATATTTGATGAACTTATCCTTCGGTTCTTCTGGCTCCAAAATAACAATGTTCTCTTTCAGTTGCAGCACCCGATCGGTGCTCAGCACAATCCATCGACACTTCAGTTTCCAACATAGAACATATCTCTCCCATCATTCCATTGCTTTCCCTCGATTATGCAATAGCAAACCGTATTTCGACCCCGTCACCGACGCAGATCATAAACCATTATCTCGTTCTCggttcttctctcttcagtCTTCCTACTTCTTCGAGCTCTTTTAGAGGCTTAGTGTCTGTCCTTGATTCTAAAATCACCTGCTTCATTATCCGTTGAATTCAAAAAAGTAAAAAGTGAACGGCAACTTATGGCAaccaacttcttccttcttgacctAGTAGACAACAGACTCATGCCACATATCGAAATGTATAATATGTTTTCTGGCGAATTGTCCCGAGCTGGTTGAAACGCCAAGGAATAGATAAGCTGTCAATGTACGTTGTAGCGCGTCAAGGGTGGATTAGTCCCAACCACGATGACTCCCCTGGCAATCGGGATTATACCCTCCCGTAGGGATGGTGCTTATGTGGCGGGCAAGGGTGTTGTAGGTATAGTATGCGGTAGTAGGCAGGTGTAGTAGGCTGGCATACATTAGTAGATACCGGGGTATAGGTGTAGCTATGTGGGGTGAATAGCTATCTTTGTATGAGAGGGTGGATATGTATGTATGTGTGGATGTATGTATGTCCCGAACTCCCATTACAACCTAAGCCTAATCCTCATTACAACTCTCCTCCTGgctcttcccattccttaCGTAATACTCAATTCCTGTACAGAATGACCCGTAGCACTACAACGTACGTCTTCTATGCAAGTTCATTCACCTTATAAATGGAAAAGGTAAATTATTGAGCGGAGTAACTGGGGAGAAATGAAGATGTGAAGGTGAGAGATGAGGGCAAATGCTAACTGTTGATGAGTAGGTGTATCATTGAGAGTGACGTATTTATATGTCTTCCGAGCAGTCGATTAGTCGTATTCGGACATGGCGAAGGCGGAGATGAGATACCACGATGGAAAATGCCATCTTTTGACGTTCGGCGTTTATGCCTTTCCTTCTGATTAACGATCATCTGACACACTGTCGTGGAACGGATCAGATATTCCAAAATTCAAGGAAATGCTGTAGGAGACACGACAAGTACCAGATCTGAAATATCAAAGGAGTCTGGATCGTGCTCTGCCTTGCCGCTCATTGCCTTCCCTCGTTTGATCTTTGACCTTTGACTTCCCCAATGAGTGCGGGCGATCTCTACTCCATGATTTTGTGGTATTCTAGATTGGCCGTCCTGCTATATGTTGCCGATCGTTCGAGGTTGCGGGTGATTAGTTGTCAGTTCGAAATCATTCTGTTTTATTCATACTCACGCCTCGGTGATCGTCTCTCCTTGGTCGCTTCACAACCCAGTCAGTATCTTGCCTTTTGACCTTTCTGcccttttcttctgtcAATTCCTAATATACTGTGGGTCATGGGAACGGTCAGTTGTGGTCATCATTTTGCCGGTGCTCGGCGGAAGGACTTCAATTACTCCCACTTTCGGCTCGCGGCTGATTCTATTATCTGAGACAAATTATTCAACATCCACCCATTCAATTGCTCTGTCTGTAAAATCGTGTAACAATCGTCTCATGCACGGTAACTAATTAACATTGATTCTTCCCCTCGTCTTGGTCGATACTAGAGAGCAAGCTGATTGCACACCGCATGAGCGGAAATTGGCAGAAAAAAACATGCTCACGCCGTCATCCAGGCTTGTAAATATGATCCCGATCGGTGGTAGCGGCCATATCCGAAGGCTTAAAAATCATGATGGCATCGGCATATTCTAATAATTAAGTCCAGCTCTCCGGCTCATGGTGCCCCACCCCGCCTTTATTAGCGCCGTGCCTTCGAGTTTATTTTCAGCCGTTCTTTTTGGCTCTTTGACTCGGCATTCCGTTAATTCAACGCCATAAAATTCCATACCAGCGAAATGAGCAAGATGGATCCTTTTCCAGCAACCAGTCACGAGCCATAGAGGTCGCAAGCAATAGAGGGTATATAATCTTGCAAATTCATAACCAAATTCCCACGTAATTGTGGAAATTGTGGACTCGTACCCGTAAACAACGGGTAATTGAAACACATATAATACGACAGTTCCAACTGTTCGGGAAGTTGACCGGCTCTTCACGGAAAATATATTCCAACAGAACCAAGAACAAAGTGGAACCATGAGTCTACAACCTACTTTCCATCCGGAACCAACGATCATTGAGGAGAAGCAAGGCGCTCAATTCGATCTCAACGAGATCAACAAGCAATCATTTGAAGGAGGTAGATACCCTGCCGGTACGGATGTCGAAGCAAGGAGCTCGAAGTATGCGGAAAGTGATGCTGGGTTGGTACACAAAAATGAGCTTAAGAAAGCTGAAAGAAGGCTACTCTGGAAGCTTGGTATGCTCTTACCTCATTGACGGGTTGTATGTCAGCTAACGTCTGTTTTGTAGACGCTGCGATCTTACCATTTGCGACTTTGATCTATCTCGGAGCGTACCTTGATAGAGGAAACATGTAAGAGCTACAGGTCTCCGTACAGTTCAATCTACTCATACTATATGCAGTGCCAATGCGAGGCTCCAAGGTTTGCAGGAAGAAGTCCTAGACGGTAGCGATACTAACTACTCCATCGCCCTCGCCTGTTTCTTTGTTACTGTAAGTAGCCCTCTTGCCTCATGAGACTCAATTTAAGAGCCCTTCTCAGTATATCATTTTCTCGGTATGTTTTCGTACCTTACGACGTAAGGGCAAGCCTTGACAAAGATAGATACCGGGTACTCTCCTCGCTAAATACTATCTCCCCTCCCGTTCTATCGCATGTGGCGCTCTCATCTGGTCCATCGCGGCAACATGCCAAGCCGCTGCCTTCAATAGAGCTGGTCTCTACGTTTGCCGTCTTTTCGTTGGAATCGGTGAAGCCATGTCTGGCCAGGCGACTGTCTTGTATCTCTCGTTCTGGTATACTAAGCGCGATCTCGCTAAGCGTGTTGGATTATTCGTGGCAGCAGGGACAGTATCCGGCGCTTTCGGGGGTTTAATCGCTTTTGGTGTATCAAATATCACCAATAGCTCGATACCGCAATGGAGAATCCTCTTTCTGATCGAAGGTTGCCCAGCTGTTATTTTGGCTATCTGTGTATTTTTCTTCATGCCTACCCGGCCGGAGACTAGCAAGTACCTTTCAGAGGAGCAACGGACCATCTGTCTGACTCGATTGAATGGGGAGAATAATGTTGAAGAGGTGGGTGTTGATTGGAGGGCGGTGAAGAGGGCTGCGACGGACTGGAAGGTGTATGTTATGGCTGTCGAGTGCGTAATTTTTATATTATCCAAATAGCTCAACCAGTCTGACGCCAGTTAGGTACGCTTGCATTAACCTGACCCTCGGTTCAGTGAGCGGATTTCTACCCACTATCATCAAGGGTTTTGGTATGTCATACTCATCGTTAATCTTACTACCTAGCATTCGTAGCTCATTATCTATCCTAGGGTACTCCAATGCCCGTGCCCAGCTGTTCACTGTCCCCCCTTACGCGGTCGCCTTAGTCTTCATGCTTTTACTTACCACCTACTCTGATCGTCGTCAAACCCGAGGCATCCCCATCGCTGTagtcttcatcctcggccTTGTCGGTTGGGCCGTTCTTCTCTCTGTACCGGCTACAACCCACTACTCTGCCAGGTACTTTGCTTGTATCTTGATCGTTACAGCGGGGTATGCCAACCTCCCCCTGCTTGTTAGCTGGCTCAGCGGGGCGACTGCGAATCAAAGTCAACGAGCGACTGGTTTGGGGTTGATCAATACTATAGGGCAGTGCCTCTCTTTGACTTCAGCTTTCCTGTACGTCTCTCCAAGTTgttccctctttttttgaAAACAGCAAGCTGACTATTTTTTTCATGTCTGATTATTTCCAGATTCCCCTCGGCTGAAGGACCACAGTATATAAAAGGAGCATCAATCAATATTGCATTCAATGCGCTTGGTCTGATCATCGCGGTGATCATGACAACGTACTTCAGATGGGAGAACCGAAGACGTGATGAGAGGGAAGGTGGAAGGCCGATAAGGGGAACTTATCTCGATGTGGGGAGCAAATACGATTTGGCACCTGGTAAGTTATTGTTTACGTTCTAAAGGGGAATTATTGTGTTGGAAAAGCGACTGACTAATGAGGGATAGGATTCCGGTATGTTGTGTGAGGTTGTTTTGGGATTACGGAATGTTGGAATATAATGCAAATGGTTTTATCTGTTGATCATAATTGTCGAATCTTACCGTACTAAACGAATAATCACATCCTTGCAACTTCGTTATGAGGACGGGAGTGGAGATGGCCGATCTTATGGTTTCTTTCACCTGTTGACGATGAATTTCGCAGGTCAAATACTAATGCAGCTAGGTTACAATTACATGCATATCTTTTCGGCCAAAGATACAGAAGCCTTATTTGTTTCATTTATTTTATCTCTCCTAAGAGTAATTGTTGAACAACAAATCTAACACTCCATTTCCCCCAAGCTGTCCCTTTAAGACTTTAAATAGTAAGAGTCATAATCCTATCACCCAAAACTTTTGATCAGCTCTCATGCATTATAAACTCAGTTATGGAGATGCAAGAACCACTTACCCTTCAAGGACGAACGCATCTATTGTCCTCCCGTCATCCGCACCCTGTCTCAACACGCCTATATCGGCAGGTTCACCAAATGccgcaagaagaaggccagCGTCTTTGACCGATGCAACGAGCGAGGGGACAGCGGACTGTTTTTTGTCCAACAGGATCAGATACGATAACTCTGTCAGAAAGGATCGTAAAAGATCAGGTCAAAAGTTGTAAACATACCAAAGTCGATGCCTCGAGAATAACGCCCAACAAGTTTCTACTCTTTGCAAAGTTGACAGCCTCTCTTACACTAAGACATCTCACAtctgattcttcttcccgaGGGGCCGGTATAAGCCGTCTAGTGCGTATGCCTCCTTGCCCATGCCCGTCAGTGATATGATATGGGCCACCAATGTCGTCTCCATCAGAGGTTCTGATAGACGTTGAGGTAGGCAATGAGGAAGTACGAGAGATGCCGCAGTAGGAGGCGAAAAAGACAGCGTCTGGgattggaaaaaaaagcatATTAGTTTCGAAGCATCTTTCACACATGATCAAGATGACCGGAGGCCGGATGCTTACAATTTGGCTGCTTCCAATTTAAGGCTGTACAGACGACCGGATCAAAGCTCGAAAAGATAAtctttcttgccttccccccttctccaccaactTTCTTTCCTACCTCATACACAATATCCAAGACCCTATCCACCCACTTGTTCACTTCACCGCTCTCCCTTCCTACCTTCTTACCATCAGATAACGAATCGAACTCGCGGTTATACCGAAGACGGAGGTTGATACCAATTTcgtgagggaggagggtgaggacGTCAGtaagggaggagagggtagaggaaaggaggttGTACCAATCAGAAGCTGTTGGTTGGTGATTtaaggaggatggtggttGAAGCGCGAGACCAAGCCGTGTAGCGAGCGCCGTAAACTGGTCATACGACACGTCCGACACACCCAAGTCAAACTCCTCCACCGGCAGTCTTCCATGCGGATACACCACAGGTACCCCGTCCTTCGTCACCTGTACTACCACATGTACATACTCGCCTGAAAGCGAACTCGCTGTCACCAACGTTGATTCCCCACCGCCACCACTGCCTGCCGCTCCGCCACTGGCGCCGTACTCATGCCCGTGTCTGCACCGGAGCTCACAACCACATCAGTCTCGTTACCTGCATCAAGATCAATGCCGTGCCCGGCAGCACCTGCAGCAGCGGTTCCCATCGCCCCTGCCACAGCACCAGACGACGAAAACACACTCAAAGGTTTGTGAGGTGCCAAATGCGCGTGATCCTGCGCCGAATCACCCTTGACGACCTTAGATTTCCAATATGTCTCAACCCTTCCTCCGATTTCCAGCTGCGCACCTCCAAATGGTGTTATACAGCTTACTTCCAACGCTACCTCGCCGATAGCTTTAAGATTATGGTCTAGCAGCGGCGCTTGGAGCTGTTTGTGATATTTGATGTCCCGCCATGTACCGGGTAAGAGGACAGCACGGCCGATAACTTTTGAACCAAACGTAGGGTAGAGCGAAAGTTCGAGAGTGAATCGGTCGAGATCTTGTGcgtggaaggagaagacttCGCGCTCGTCGGCGAGTGGGAGGATGACGCTGTGCGGTACAGCCGAGATATCGGATTTGGAGGTCATGACCAACTTTAGCGAAGACCAAAGGTGAAGAGAGTCTTGTCCTGAACCAGAGCGGGAGTAGAGCTTGATTGCAGGCGCGTGGGGGTGAGTGTCAGTCGGGGTGTTGGAGTTGCATGgcgggaaagaagagataatACGATGTCCGAGGGAGAGTTGGATGAGGCATCGTTTTGCGAGGAATTCATGGCCGTACACTCTCAGTCTTGGAATCATTAGCAAAGAAGACCAGAAAAGGCAGACTTCATGAAAATGAGATGCAGTGAACTCACGGAATGATGGGCGGAGGCAAAGAGAGCGAAGGTATCAGCTCAAAATCTTCGGCAGGAGGCTCTAATTCTAAATCTGAACCGGGCGATAAGGCCCCCATCTGCGGATCTGCTGCAAGTCCCAAACCtcccatctcatccacctccatctcctcatccgtatctcctccatcggcccctcttcctcccacttGTGCTTCTGCAGCCCCAACGCCTGTTACCCCTACATCCCCACCTCTAGCCCCTCCCAACCTCGCTCCATGGTCTCTCAAATAATTCAAACATTCCACATGACCAAACCACGCCGCATACCACCCCGCACTCTTCCCATATTCGTCCGGCACATTTACATCAcatcctcccttctccaccaacaCTTTAACACACTCTAAATGCCGGTCTTCACCACCTATCGCAGCATGATGCAGAGGTGTCCAGAGATTATACTTATCTTTCCTATCTTTaccccctccttcctcaccaccttcttctaccaGTAACTGGCAGATGGCGGAATGTCCGGCTTTAGCAGCGAAATGTTGCGGGTAAAGACCTTCAGAGTTGGGGATCACCCTCGCGCCacgttgaaggagaagacgggCAACTTCAACGTGACCGTGCTCGCATGcgagggagaggggaatAAGGTCGTTCGACATGGCTGTCGGCTCGAGAGTGATTCTCTCGCGGTCGCCACCTGTGACTTCGTCACTGACGAAGATCTGAACGACGGCGAGGTGACCTCGCTGGATAGCATGCATAAGCGGTGTGTAGCCGTCCATATCCGTCGGTGACGGTTCCGCCGGTGCGCGATGGTCGGTTGTGGGTgggttggaagaggtttgtaagaggaaagagacaaTGTCGGCGAAACCGTGCATCGCGGCGTAGTGTAAAGGCCGCCGCTCGTatacatccttcttctccaccaatTCTGGTGAATGTTCGACACAGCGCTCAACCAGGGCGAGCGAACCGACTATGCACGCCTTATGCAGGATACTGCGGCCGTTGATATTGTCGATACAGTCATAATCCAAGTCAAGTGAGGAAAGAAcgaaagggagaagggtaGGAGGGGTGTGGAGGGCGCACTGCCAGAGGATGCGCATTAAGCTCGGGTCGGTAGTGGATTGGGAGAAGCGTTGACGTTGTTGACGAGCATGAGCGACTTTGACCCAGTCAATAAGGGCGTCATGGCCTGCTGAGATGGCTTTGCCAAGGTTCGCCTCGAGATCTGCAAGGGCATCCAAGGCAAGAGCTCGAGTGGAGTCAGGGTCGAAATCCACGCTTCTGTTACTCCCTACTCCTACTCCACCTGTCATACCATCGGTCGAAGCAAAGTTGACTCCACCTAAAGATGAGGGATCTCTCTCCAAAAATGCCGTCGAAATGTGTTCAGACCCATTCTCGAGGTCGAGCAGATTTGCGGCAACAATGTCCGAGAGTTTGGCAATGAATTCTCGATTAAAACAAGGCTGTACTTCAACTTGTCTCTCGAGGTAAAGTTCCTTGGTATTACTCTTGCTTCGCTTAtcccatttcttcaagATCTTACGGAAGCCGATAGCGTTGATTTCGATAAACCCTTGCAACTTGCCGAGATCGCGTTCAAAGAGACGCCATCCTTCTTCGAGACTCGCCCATTCTGCGTCGCGCCGAGCGCCAGTGGGTGAGAGGTCGTCGGAAACATCGGGTGCggtggatgaagagtttCGAAGGAGACGTTTGCGGTTGGAcaggagggagagaaggcggaGACGGAGGTCACGTTCTTTGATGAGATAGAATGCATTGATCTAGATAAGAATGAAGTCAGTGATTTTCCGAGTCAGTCAGCTGGAGAGACGCACTTTTTCAAGCTCTCTTTGGAGCgtaaagaaaaagacatcTCGATGTGCCTTGAAACTCTCGCTCCGCCCTGTATTCTCCGTTGGATTCCGACCCATCAACCCGGTACTTGTATTTCCCGGAGGAGCCGTCTGAGGCGGTAAAGGCTCCAAATCTTGAATATTGACATGTTCCGCATCTGTGTCGGTGTCAGACGAGCTAGGGTGATGGTGGAAATTCGGGAGTGGTGAGGTTGTATTGGTGTCGGTGATTGCTACTGGGAGCCGAGCGGGACGGAGCccgagagagaggagggatgCATCTGACGCAGGACGGCCGGCTGCGTACGAGTTGATTATCTTTTTGAGGGCCTAAGCGGGCGGTTAGCATTATGGTTTgtagagatggaggagagggagacgACAGCGGAAACGGACTTTGTAATTGAGATAATATTCTCCCCATCCTGGGACTTGCTGAGATTGGATGGTCTTTCCAAACTATGGAAGGGGTCAGCACTGGTAGTGTGGGTGGACATGAGGGCTGTACCTTCATGGCGGATGAGAGcttggagagagagggatgggagaggacACTGgctggagagagaaaacTGAGGAGCGAGGTGGATGTCGAGCGAGTGGTCAAATAGTCGAGTTGTCggaaaagtggaggcggcCTACACACGTGCGCAAATATACTATTACGTTCTCCTCTCCGATTCGTAAACGGCTTTCATTTGTACTTATCGGAACCCTGATATGCATGCAAGCCACTTTGCGCATATATAAGGGACTCTGTGATTCTTTGGGCTCCCCCCCATCTTCATGCATACGCATAACCTGGCTATTACCACTTGCTGACGGAGTCGAAGATATACTTACCCGCCCTCTTATGTAATAAAACTACTACGTAATTACACCAACACTAGTTcccgcctccaccttgcGAGTCCAGCCGAATGATGATATCACATCTACACTTTTCTCTCCCGGGGTCGTCCATGAGAACCCTTTTCATCGGCCATCTTCGCGGCATAGACTCCGCCTTctcatgtatatatatatatacgCTTACTCACCCCCTGTAATTTAATCTTGTTAGCTCTGCCTCATTCACTTTAGCACAAATGCCATCGATCCCACAGCCCGTCGCAAACATTTTCAAAGCCGCTCATATCCCCGCGAACGAGCTATCCATTGCTGCGTGCACTCCTGGCTTCATCGTCACCCATTCCACTACTGGTAAACAGTATTTCACCAAAACGGGTGAAAATGTTTGCGAAATGCGTGGAGAGGTtgaatctcttcttgccatgTCCAAAACCTCTACGGGCCTCGTGCCGAAAGTGCTGGGGTTTGAGGTATCTCCCGACGGGCAAGAAGCGACGGTGGTGACTGATTGGTTTGACTTGTCTTCTGCGCGTGGAGGACATACTCAGCGAGGATTGGGGTGGAAGCTTGCGCAAATGCATATGCCGCCGCCAGAGGGGACGGAAGGGTATGAAGGCAAGTATGGGTTTTCGGTGCCTACGTATTGTGGAGCGACGGAGCAGGATAATACGTGGGAAGAAAGTTGGGAGGTGTTCTGGAGAGATAGGCGATTGGGGAATTTGGTAAGCCGGATAGGGGATA encodes the following:
- a CDS encoding AAT family amino acid transporter, producing the protein MSIPYELKKDKSISGGSQSALTPIPGKNGNEVVVTPALGEKGGLEGSGGNPGEGTVHRSLKQRHMAMIALGGAIGTGLFVGSGSALATGGPVGFWLGYVFMGLMVYTMMIALGEMASLYPVAGAFTHYAARFVDPALGFATGINYWYSYAITIPTEIVAATIIISYWDSTTNAAVYITVCFVSIIAINFLGTRVYGEAEFWFCSIKIVTIVGLIILGIVLMCGGGPNHDPIGFRYWRHPGPFAQVTIENGAGVIPGRWGQFLAFWNVFVQAAFSFIGTEIIATTLGEAENPRKTVPRAIKQVFFRILFFYVMGTFVISVLVPYTEPNLLNGSGTASASPFVIAINNAGIKALPSIVNAVLLIAAWSAGNSDLYAASRTLYALALERQLPRIFRKCTKRGLPIWCVAVTALFGGFAYLNTGGAAAEEAFNWLYNLSAMTGILTWWAILLSYLRFYYGLKKQNISRDDFPYRAPLQPYLSWIGLFFFTLVILFSGFTVFLKGNWDTSSFFAIYITIPIFACCWLGWKFAKKTRIVPLEEMDFTTGLRVFDELEAIDAERFKPETKLQKVVGILF
- a CDS encoding cyclin-dependent protein kinase inhibitor (genome sequence mistake), with amino-acid sequence MKFGKTIQSQQVPGWGEYYLNYKALKKIINSYAAGRPASDASLLSLGLRPARLPVAITDTNTTSPLPNFHHHPSSSDTDTDAEHVNIQDLEPLPPQTAPPGNTSTGLMGRNPTENTGRSESFKAHRDVFFFTLQRELEKINAFYLIKERDLRLRLLSLLSNRKRLLRNSSSTAPDVSDDLSPTGARRDAEWASLEEGWRLFERDLGKLQGFIEINAIGFRKILKKWDKRSKSNTKELYLERQVEVQPCFNREFIAKLSDIVAANLLDLENGSEHISTAFLERDPSSLGGVNFASTDGMTGGVGVGSNRSVDFDPDSTRALALDALADLEANLGKAISAGHDALIDWVKVAHARQQRQRFSQSTTDPSLMRILWQCALHTPPTLLPFVLSSLDLDYDCIDNINGRSILHKACIVGSLALVERCVEHSPELVEKKDVYERRPLHYAAMHGFADIVSFLLQTSSNPPTTDHRAPAEPSPTDMDGYTPLMHAIQRGHLAVVQIFVSDEVTGGDRERITLEPTAMSNDLIPLSLACEHGHVEVARLLLQRGARVIPNSEGLYPQHFAAKAGHSAICQLLVEEGGEEGGGKDRKDKYNLWTPLHHAAIGGEDRHLECVKVLVEKGGCDVNVPDEYGKSAGWYAAWFGHVECLNYLRDHGARLGGARGGDVGVTGVGAAEAQVGGRGADGGDTDEEMEVDEMGGLGLAADPQMGALSPGSDLELEPPAEDFELIPSLSLPPPIIPLRVYGHEFLAKRCLIQLSLGHRIISSFPPCNSNTPTDTHPHAPAIKLYSRSGSGQDSLHLWSSLKLVMTSKSDISAVPHSVILPLADEREVFSFHAQDLDRFTLELSLYPTFGSKVIGRAVLLPGTWRDIKYHKQLQAPLLDHNLKAIGEVALEVSCITPFGGAQLEIGGRVETYWKSKVVKGDSAQDHAHLAPHKPLSVFSSSGAVAGAMGTAAAGAAGHGIDLDAGNETDVVVSSGADTGMSTAPVAERQAVVAVGNQRW
- a CDS encoding fructosamine kinase, with protein sequence MPSIPQPVANIFKAAHIPANELSIAACTPGFIVTHSTTGKQYFTKTGENVCEMRGEVESLLAMSKTSTGLVPKVLGFEVSPDGQEATVVTDWFDLSSARGGHTQRGLGWKLAQMHMPPPEGTEGYEGKYGFSVPTYCGATEQDNTWEESWEVFWRDRRLGNLVSRIGDKEVIALWEDMKRKVVPLLLHSFSPAPQPVILHGDLWSGNAGYDETTCTPVIFDPASYYGHNEADLGITHMFGGFSHEFYDEYHKVHPRSSPYYDERQKLYELYHHLNHTYMFGGSYKYGAMGIMKSLIAWAEKEE